The Eublepharis macularius isolate TG4126 chromosome 3, MPM_Emac_v1.0, whole genome shotgun sequence genome has a window encoding:
- the LOC129326414 gene encoding olfactory receptor 51I2-like, whose protein sequence is MSHFPRPLRNQSVDPPTFLMTGIPGLEGKGLWLAIPFCSMYIVAIVGNFMVILVIAMAPSLHKPMYFFLSMLAVTELGVSISTFPTVLSVFLFDAREIGMDACLAQMFFIHCFSIMDSGVLWAMALDRFVAIYNPLQYGAILTNSRIATIGLGIATRSVVLMAPLPVLLRGLPFCRANILTHPYCLHPNLIRLPCADTTINNRCGLFVVLSTFGLDSLFIFLSYILIVKTVLGIASKEGRLKALNTCVSHISAVVVYYTPMIGLSMAHRFGRHAPPLLHSLMANIYLLVPPVLNPIIYSMKTKEIQKALFRILRFRPELHHGAW, encoded by the exons ATGTCCCACTTCCCAAGACCGCTCAGAAACCAGAGCGTCGACCCTCCCACCTTCCTCATGACGGGCATCCCAGGCCTGGAAGGCAAAGGCCTCTGGCTGGCCATCCCTTTCTGCTCCATGTACATAGTCGCCATCGTAGGAAATTTCATGGTAATTCTTGTGATTGCGATGGCCCCAAGCCTCCACAAACCCATGTACTTTTTCCTGTCCATGTTGGCGGTGACTGAACTGGGGGTGTCCATCTCTACCTTCCCTACGGTGCTGAGCGTTTTCCTGTTTGATGCCAGAGAGATTGGGATGGACGCCTGCCTCGCCCAGATGTTCTTCATCCACTGCTTCTCCATCATGGACTCGGGAGTCCTCTGGGCCATGGCCTTGGACCGCTTCGTAGCCATCTACAACCCCCTCCAGTACGGCGCCATCCTGACCAACTCCAGGATCGCCACAATCGGCTTGGGGATCGCTACGAGGAGCGTTGTCCTGATGGCCCCGTTGCCCGTTCTCCTTCGGGGGCTGCCCTTTTGCAGAGCCAACATTCTCACTCACCCCTACTGTTTGCACCCAAATTTAATCCGGCTTCCTTGTGCTGACACCACAATCAACAACCGTTGCGGTTTGTTTGTTGTCCTCTCTACTTTTGGACTTGATTCCCTCTTTATCTTCCTGTCTTACATTCTGATAGTCAAGACGGTGCTGGGCATTGCCTCCAAGGAAGGGCGTCTCAAGGCCCTGAACACATGCGTTTCCCACATCAGCGCAGTGGTTGTATATTATACTCCGATGATTGGCTTGTCCATGGCACATCGTTTTGGCAGACATGCTCCCCCTCTTCTGCACTCTCTCATGGCCAACATATACCTCCTGGTTCCTCCAGTATTGAACCCCATCATCTATAGCATGAAGACCAAGGAGATCC aaaaggctttattcaggattttacggTTCAGGcctgaactccatcacggagcttggtag